Part of the Pseudomonadota bacterium genome is shown below.
CGTCATGGGTGTGCCCGGCGCGCACGCTTTCTTCCTCGACCATCATCTGCACACGGGTCTTGTGCAGGTTGGGCAGGGCCAGGTCTTCGAAGAAGAGATCCATGAACTCGTCGCGGGTCAGGGTGAAGGTGAAGTCATCCTCGCCTTCGCCGCTGTCGCTGGCATCGCTACCCTGGCCACCGGCGCCGCCGGGCGGGCGCTCGATGGTGTCGCCCGCCACGAATTCGCGGTTGCCGGGATGAACGCCCTGGCGCCGGCCGCCGCTGCCGTATTGGAATTCCGGCTCGGCGATGTCGCGCCGTGGGATGCGTACCTCACCGCCGCTCACCACGTCGGTGATGGAGCGGCCGGCGATCGACTCGGCGATCGCCTGTTTGATCTGTTCCTTGTAGCGACGAATGAAGCGCTGACGATTCTGGGCGCTCTTGTGCCGCCCGTTGAGTCGCCGGTCTATGAGCTGGATGGTGGCCATGGCCTGGTGAAATCTCTCCTGGTCATCAGGAAGACTTGCGCACGCGCAAATACCATTCCGACAGCAGCCGCACCTGTTTCTCGGTATAGCCCTTGGCTGTCATCCGTTCGACGAAATCGCGATGCTTCTGCTGGTCGTCGGTCGACGACTTGGCATTGAAGGAGATGACCGGCAGCAGTTCCTCGGTGTTGGAGAACATCTTCTGCTCGATCACTTCGCGCAGCTTCTGATAGCTGGTCCACGACGGGCTCTGGCCGCCGTTCGCGGCCCGCGCGCGCAGCGTGAAATTGACGATTTCGTTGCGGAAGTCCTTGGGGTTGCTGATGCCGGCCGGCTTCTCGATGCGTTCGAGCTCGGCGTTGAGGCCGGCGCGATCGACCATCTCGCCGGTGTCCGGGTCGCGATACTGCTCGTCCTGTATCCAGTAATCGGCGTAGGTCACGTAGCGGTCGAAAATGTTCTGCCCATATTCCGAATAGGATTCGAGATAGGCGGTCTGGATCTCCTTGCCGATGTATTCCGCGTAGCGACGCGCTAGGTAGCCCTTGATGAAGGCGATGTATTTTTCCTCGACCTCGCGCGGGAACTGTTCCTGGATGATCTGCTGTTCGAGCACGTACAACAGGTGCACAGGGTTGGCCGCCACTTCGCCGTGATCGAAATTAAAAACTTTCGACAGAACCTTGTAGGCAAAGCGGGTCGACAGGCCGCTCATGCCTTCGTTGACACCGGCGAAGTCACGGTACTCCTGGTAGCTCTTGGCCTTGGGGTCGATGTCCTTCAGGTTCTCGCCGTCGTAGATACGCAGCTTCGATTCGAGCGAGGAATTTTCCGGCTCGGCGAGCCGCGACAGCACCGCGAAGCTGGCCATCATTTCCAGCGTACCGGGCGCGCAGGGCGCGTCGGCCAGCGTGGAGTTGGCGAGCAGCTTCTCGTAGATACGCACTTCCTCGGAAACCCTGAGGCAGTAAGGCACCTTGACGATATAGATGCGGTCGAGGAAGGCCTCGTTGTTCCGGTTGTTGCGGAACGCCTGCCATTCCGATTCGTTGGAGTGGGCGAGAATGAGGCCGTCAAAGGGAATCGCGGCCAGGCCTTCGGTGCCCTTGAAGTTGCCTTCCTGGGTCGCGGTCAGGAGCGGATGCAGCACCTTGATCGGCGCCTTGAACATCTCCACGAATTCCAGCAGGCCCTGGTTGGCGAGACACAGTCCGCCCGAGTAGGAATAGGCATCCGCATCGTGCTGGGCATAGCGCTCGAGTTTGCGGATGTCGACCTTGCCGACCAGGGACGAGATGTCCTGGTTGTTCTCGTCGCCCGGCTCGGTCTTGGCGATGGCTATCTGGCGCAACACCGACGGCCGCAGGCGCACCACCGTGAATTTCGAGATGTCGCCGTCGTACTCACCGAGGCGCTTGACCGCCCACGGTGACATGAGACCGGTCAGACGTCGCGCCGGGATACCGTACTCGGCTTCGAGCAAGGCGCCATCCTTGTCGGGATGAAACAGGCCGAGCGGCGACTCGTTGATGGGTGAACCCTTCAACGCATAGATCGGGCATTCCTCCATCAGCGCCTTGAGTTTCTCCGCCAGCGACGACTTGCCGCCGCCGACCGGACCGAGCAGGTAGAGGATCTGTTTCTTTTCCTCCAGGCCCTGGGCGGCATGTTTGAAGAAAGCCACGATCTTCTCGACCGTTTCCTCCATGCCGTAGAAATCCTTGAAGGCGGGATAGATGCGCAGCACCTTGTTGGAGAAGATGCGCGACAGCCGTGGATCCTGTCGCGTGTCGATCAAGGCGGGTTCGCCGATGGCATGCAGCATGCGCTCGGCGGGCGTGGCGTAGGTCGCGGGGTCCTTGCGACACAGCTCCAGGTATTCGAGGAGGGTGAGTTCTTCCTGGACTGTCGCGGCGTAGCGATGCAGGTAGTGGTCAAAGATGCTCATGCGGCCGTACTCCTCGCCCGCGATCGGGGCACTGTGGGGCCAGACACTGGGCGACGGCTGTTGGGTCATCGCTATCCTCCTCCTGGTTTGAGCAAAGGTCATGCCAAGCAATGAAATGCCTGCGCCTGACGGTCGCGATGGGCTGGCGCTCCCGCGGGGCGGCATGAAACGGGCGCGGAGTGTGCGGATTCTTGACTCGGTTCACGCGTTCGTGGCGGTCCTGTGCGAAGCCGAAGTGCTCTTCGGAAAAAGTAGCACCAGCAGAGTGCAAAAGATGCACCAGCCCTTACGCTTGATTGAGATATGAATTAGTTGCGGAAGTTTCGCGCGGTGAAACGCGAGCTTGGATTGATGTCGATGCACTGCCGCTGGGCAGTGCGGTCGGGTCAGGCAGGGCGGGGAAGGGGGCGCCATCCGTGGCGCCGGCGAGCGCGACCTCAGCCGCCGCGGTATTCCTCCAGCGGCGGCATGCCTAGTGCGCTGCGGTAGTTGTTGTGGAAATGATGCAGGGCCGGCTCGTTACGGCCAAACAGGAAGTGGTCGATCTTGCCGCTGGCGGCGGCAGATTGGGTCTTGGTGCCCATGTAATAGTCTTCGTGCTCGACCGTGCTGACGAACAGTTCCAGCACCGCGCTGACGTCGAAATCCATCGGTGCGCTGGTGTTGCTGGCGTCGTAGATGTTTTCGTTGGTGACGGCGTTGACCTTGTCCGCCGGCGGCACGAACTGCTGCACCTGCGGCACGCGGTAGTGCGACACCCTCGACAGTGACTGGCCGATGTTGTTGCGGTTCGGATAGATGCGTACCAGCACCGCCATGCTGGTCAGGAACACTATCTGCACGTTGGGGAACAAGTAATACGCAACGGCGCCGGCGTAGGGCAGGCTCCATTGCTCCTCGGGCTGCTGGCGCATGAGGTCCAGGTACTTGTTGGCCAGGCACAGTCGATGATGCCGACCATATTCCTTGTAGCTCAGGGTATCGCCATGCAGGAGATTGGCGAGGGTGTTGGTGTGCAGCGAATTGAAATGGTAGACCTCGCCGAAGGTGTCGTTGGCGATCTTCCAGTTGAGCGGCTTGTCGAGCACCGATTCGCCCTGGTATTCGCAGCGCGCAAGATCCCAGGCCGCGAGTTCGGCCGCCAGCTCCGCGCCGAGCAGTGCGTCGACGTCGAGCGTGCCGTTGACCTGCGGATGCACGAACAACAGTCCGTATTTCTCTTCCGAGGGCAGCTCGATGAGGCCATTGCAGTTCTTGTCGATCTTGCCGAACTGGTCGCTCTGGCGCACGCCCAGCAATCGACCGTCGTTGGCGAAGGTCCAGCCATGGAAGGGGCAGGTGAAGCGGTTCTTGTCGCCGTGGGCCTCGGTGGTGAGCTCGGCGCCGCGGTGCCGGCAGGCGTTGACGAACGCGTGGAACTTGCCGTGCTCGTCGCGCGTGGCGAGGATCGGCACGCCGAAATCGTTCATGGTCATGTAGCTGCCCGGCTTTGGCAGCTCGCCCGACATGCCCAGCACCTGCGGATGATTCTTGAAGAACGCGTCCCACTCGCGCTCCGCCAGCGCCGGATCGGTGTAGCTCGAGGTCGGGTTGACGACGATGCGGCCGGCATCGGCGGTGCGCTTGTTGTCGAGGTGATCCAACAATTCTTTGATGATCTCTATCTGCATGGACTGCTGCATCGGATTACTCCTTGGAACGGCGAGGGCGTTGTTTGCGAGGTGTCGGGCTGGTGGCGCGCTGCGCCGCGATTGAATCGACCAGCACGGATTGGAAAGCAGGCACCGCATCGGCGGCGAGGGTGATGTAGATATCCACCAGCGCGATGCGGCGAAATTCTTCGAGCGAAATCTGCGCGAATGCCCATTCGCGACAGGTGGTGCGGAAGCTGCGCAGGATCAGCTCGCCGAGCAGGGCGGGCGGAATGCGGCCGCTCAGCAGTCGCGCGTCCTGACAGGCCAGCACGCCGTCGGTGGTCATGCGTTCACCCCAGGCATAGATCTGCGTGACCTTGTCGTGGTGGGCGCCACTCTGGTTGAGGTATTCGACGGCCAGGAAAGCCGATCGGTAGTAGTTCTCGTCCTCGGCGAACAGCGCAGTGGAGATCTCCGCCACCGCGCCGGCGCGTGCCAGCGGCTCGCCGATGTCGCGATCGCGGATGCGCGCCTCGATTTCCGTCAGGACCTCGGCGAACAACGCGACCAGCACTTCCTCCTTGTTGCCGATGAGGTTGTAGATGGTCGGCACCGTCACTTCGGCGAGGCGCGCGAGTTCGCGCAGGTTGAGCGCCTCGAAGCCATCGAGAGTCAGCAGCGTACGCGCCTCGGTGAGCAGGCGGTCGCGGCGTTTGCGCATGTTCTGTTCGCGCAGGTTGAGGCCAGGGCGTCCCATGGCGGGCGAGTCTGGCATGCTCAAAAAATTTTAACAACGATAAAATTATGGCGCGGTGCAACAGGCTGGCACAGGCGGACCGTGTTCGCACCCGGTGCCATGGTGTCGGTGCGGGCGCTTGGCATACAGTGGCCGGCACTCGAAACAGGACGTCGCCATGAGCACCCTTCTCTACATCGAATCC
Proteins encoded:
- a CDS encoding PrkA family serine protein kinase, which gives rise to MSIFDHYLHRYAATVQEELTLLEYLELCRKDPATYATPAERMLHAIGEPALIDTRQDPRLSRIFSNKVLRIYPAFKDFYGMEETVEKIVAFFKHAAQGLEEKKQILYLLGPVGGGKSSLAEKLKALMEECPIYALKGSPINESPLGLFHPDKDGALLEAEYGIPARRLTGLMSPWAVKRLGEYDGDISKFTVVRLRPSVLRQIAIAKTEPGDENNQDISSLVGKVDIRKLERYAQHDADAYSYSGGLCLANQGLLEFVEMFKAPIKVLHPLLTATQEGNFKGTEGLAAIPFDGLILAHSNESEWQAFRNNRNNEAFLDRIYIVKVPYCLRVSEEVRIYEKLLANSTLADAPCAPGTLEMMASFAVLSRLAEPENSSLESKLRIYDGENLKDIDPKAKSYQEYRDFAGVNEGMSGLSTRFAYKVLSKVFNFDHGEVAANPVHLLYVLEQQIIQEQFPREVEEKYIAFIKGYLARRYAEYIGKEIQTAYLESYSEYGQNIFDRYVTYADYWIQDEQYRDPDTGEMVDRAGLNAELERIEKPAGISNPKDFRNEIVNFTLRARAANGGQSPSWTSYQKLREVIEQKMFSNTEELLPVISFNAKSSTDDQQKHRDFVERMTAKGYTEKQVRLLSEWYLRVRKSS
- a CDS encoding aromatic ring-hydroxylating dioxygenase subunit alpha; translated protein: MQQSMQIEIIKELLDHLDNKRTADAGRIVVNPTSSYTDPALAEREWDAFFKNHPQVLGMSGELPKPGSYMTMNDFGVPILATRDEHGKFHAFVNACRHRGAELTTEAHGDKNRFTCPFHGWTFANDGRLLGVRQSDQFGKIDKNCNGLIELPSEEKYGLLFVHPQVNGTLDVDALLGAELAAELAAWDLARCEYQGESVLDKPLNWKIANDTFGEVYHFNSLHTNTLANLLHGDTLSYKEYGRHHRLCLANKYLDLMRQQPEEQWSLPYAGAVAYYLFPNVQIVFLTSMAVLVRIYPNRNNIGQSLSRVSHYRVPQVQQFVPPADKVNAVTNENIYDASNTSAPMDFDVSAVLELFVSTVEHEDYYMGTKTQSAAASGKIDHFLFGRNEPALHHFHNNYRSALGMPPLEEYRGG
- a CDS encoding TetR/AcrR family transcriptional regulator, translated to MGRPGLNLREQNMRKRRDRLLTEARTLLTLDGFEALNLRELARLAEVTVPTIYNLIGNKEEVLVALFAEVLTEIEARIRDRDIGEPLARAGAVAEISTALFAEDENYYRSAFLAVEYLNQSGAHHDKVTQIYAWGERMTTDGVLACQDARLLSGRIPPALLGELILRSFRTTCREWAFAQISLEEFRRIALVDIYITLAADAVPAFQSVLVDSIAAQRATSPTPRKQRPRRSKE